One Acropora palmata chromosome 2, jaAcrPala1.3, whole genome shotgun sequence genomic window carries:
- the LOC141874234 gene encoding dipeptidyl peptidase 1-like — protein sequence MEFPVFVSLLFLQLFLCSDVRADTPANCTYEDVRGTWLFSIGKGGNDNTINCSLDFQVVSKLKVQLLFPDVAVDSDGNVGFWTMIYNQGFEVQINGSKYFAFSAYTKSGKEVTSYCDKTLTGWSHEAAALKPSNWACYKGQKLSKVPPKKQSLRVFTYFFENRRFMPNYKFIDEINSAQQSWKAGVYADYSRMTMAQMMFRAGGPKKFDFPQAREVTEEDLLAAKALPKEFDWRNVGGKNYLSPVRNQGNCGSCYAFATMAMFESRIRVLTNNTQTPVLSTQDIVSCSEYSQGCDGGFAYLISKYAEDFGLVQEQCFPYMGHDAPCQEKKCVRQFGTGYHYVGGFYGACNEVLMRLELVNNGPIAVGFEVYNDFFNYKSGIYHHTGLTDKFNPFQLTNHAVLAVGYGADQKTGEKYWIVKNSWGEGWGENGYFRIRRGTNECAFESVAEAAKPVIQ from the exons ATGGAATTCCCcgtgtttgtttctttgttatttttgcagcTTTTTCTCTGCTCTGATGTACGAGCAGACACTCCAGCCAACTGCACGTATGAGGATGTTCGCGGAACCTGGTTGTTTTCTATCGGAAAAGGAGGAAATGACAACACCATCAACTGTTCCCTCGACTTTCAAGTTGTGTCAAAACTTAAAGTGCAACTGTTATTTCCCGACGTTGCAGTTGATAGTGACGGAAACGTTGGCTTTTGGACCATGATTTACAACCAAGGATTTGAAGTGCAGATAAACGGAAGCAAATACTTTGCGTTCTCAGCCTATACAAAAAGCGGTAAAGAAGTGACAAGTTACTGCGACAAAACGTTGACCGGGTGGAGTCACGAGGCGGCTGCACTTAAACCGAGTAACTGGGCGTGCTACAAGG gtcaaaagctttcaaaggTTCCACCTAAAAAGCAAAGCTTGAGGGTCTTCACAtacttttttgaaaacaggAGGTTCATGCCCAATTATAAATTCATTGATGAAATAAACAGTGCTCAACAATCATGGAAAGCTGGGGTGTATGCAGACTACAGTAGGATGACAATGGCACAAATGATGTTCCGAGCTGGTGGACCTAAGAAGTTTGATTTTCCTCAAGCAAG AGAAGTCACTGAGGAAGATCTTTTGGCTGCGAAGGCTTTACCCAAGGAGTTTGATTGGAGAAACGTTGGTGGAAAAAATTACCTCAGTCCAGTAAGAAATCAAGGAAATTGCGGCAGCTGTTATGCCTTTGCCACAATGGCCATGTTTGAGTCCAGGATTCGAGTTCTTACAAATAACACCCAAACCCCAGTGCTCTCCACCCAAGACATTGTAAGCTGCTCTGAGTATTCTCAAGGCTGTGATGGAG gaTTTGCCTACCTGATTAGCAAGTATGCAGAAGACTTCGGATTGGTTCAAGAACAGTGTTTCCCATACATGGGTCACGATGCCCCTTGCCAAGAGAAGAAGTGTGTGCGACAGTTTGGCACAGGGTATCATTATGTTGGCGGCTTCTATGGAGCATGTAATGAGGTGCTTATGAGGCTGGAGCTTGTGAATAATGGACCCATAGCTGTGGGGTTTGAAGTTTATAATGACTTTTTCAATTACAAGTCAGGAATTTATCATCATACAG GGTTAACGGACAAATTCAACCCATTCCAGCTCACCAATCATGCTGTATTGGCCGTTGGATATGGAGCAGATCAGAAGACTGGGGAGAAGTATTGGATTGTGAAGAACAGTTGGGGTGAAGGGTGGGGCGAAAACGGTTATTTCCGGATTCGCCGTGGAACTAACGAATGTGCGTTTGAGAGCGTGGCTGAAGCAGCAAAACCAGTAATACaatga